The sequence ACATCCTCGCCCGCCGGGGGCCGATGGCCGCGAAGGCGATCTGCGAGCACACGGGCCTGACCAGCGGCGCGGTGACCGGGCTGGTGGAACGACTACGCGCGGCCGGCTTCGTCGACCGTCAGACCGACCCCGACGACCGGCGCCGGATCGTCGTCTCGCTGTTGCCGAACCCGAAGCTCGACGAGATCCGCGCGCGGGTCTTCGGCCCCCTCGGCGCCGACATGGCGGCACTGACCGCGGGCTACTCCCAGGAGCAGCTGCTCACGATCGCCGACTTCCTGCGCCGCACCACCGACGTCCTGGTCGCCAACACCGCCCGCGTCGGCGCCATGTGACCTGCCCGGTGCCGTGGCCGCGAAGGCGGCCGGGCGGAGTGATCGCCGTTTTCGCCCTCGAACGGTTGCGAATCGAGCCTTCCCGCAACCGTTCGAGGGCCGAATCGGCGATCAGGTTCGGGGTTCCGTCGGGGCCGGGCCGGCCGCGGTGGCGGGGGCGGGCAGGTAGAGGCGG is a genomic window of Pseudofrankia inefficax containing:
- a CDS encoding MarR family winged helix-turn-helix transcriptional regulator, yielding MATEPPQTPEAGELLGREFITAVVIFHESVGRLLGLTAVERKCLDILARRGPMAAKAICEHTGLTSGAVTGLVERLRAAGFVDRQTDPDDRRRIVVSLLPNPKLDEIRARVFGPLGADMAALTAGYSQEQLLTIADFLRRTTDVLVANTARVGAM